From Zingiber officinale cultivar Zhangliang chromosome 5B, Zo_v1.1, whole genome shotgun sequence, the proteins below share one genomic window:
- the LOC121987150 gene encoding F-box/kelch-repeat protein At1g80440-like: protein METELIPGLPNDVALQCLLRLPFYSISVARGVCRRWRRELSASSSFYRLRKAAGLARPVFIMLFYYIPSFYLYRWRLAFYEPATGTWGVRPLTDDNFRGKQHCGHVVVVGRELVLVGGWDESNWKDTAEVNIYDLVTGDWRPGALIPRPMQDGCDFAVGPRNAFVSSWKDDPSSMLVYDTTTDAWMECHVATQGPSWYPWLGFMSAADLAAHEEKMMYECREKDEDEKLEVVTWCDDDKANLWRSMGLSPDNLFNYRR, encoded by the coding sequence ATGGAGACCGAGCTAATTCCAGGACTGCCGAACGATGTTGCTCTGCAATGCCTCCTCCGCCTCCCCTTCTACTCCATCTCCGTTGCTCGAGGCGTTTGCAGACGGTGGAGGCGCGAACTCTCAGCGTCGTCGTCCTTCTATCGCCTCCGCAAGGCTGCCGGCCTCGCTCGCCCCGTCTTCATTATGCTCTTTTATTATATACCCTCGTTCTACCTTTACAGGTGGCGTCTAGCCTTTTACGAGCCTGCCACGGGCACCTGGGGGGTCCGGCCGTTGACAGACGACAACTTCCGCGGCAAGCAGCACTGCGGGCATGTTGTGGTCGTTGGGCGAGAGCTGGTGTTGGTCGGCGGGTGGGATGAGTCAAACTGGAAGGACACCGCGGAAGTCAACATCTACGATCTTGTCACCGGCGACTGGCGTCCCGGGGCTCTGATTCCGCGCCCCATGCAGGATGGCTGCGACTTTGCCGTCGGGCCACGGAACGCGTTCGTATCTAGCTGGAAGGACGATCCATCGTCGATGTTAGTTTATGACACGACAACCGACGCGTGGATGGAGTGCCATGTGGCGACCCAGGGGCCGAGCTGGTACCCGTGGTTGGGATTCATGTCGGCCGCCGACCTCGCCGCCCACGAGGAGAAAATGATGTACGAATGTCGGGAGAAAGATGAGGACGAGAAATTGGAGGTGGTCACATGGTGCGACGACGACAAAGCGAACTTGTGGCGGAGCATGGGATTGTCGCcggacaacttatttaattatcgCCGATAA
- the LOC121987152 gene encoding F-box/kelch-repeat protein At1g80440-like has product METELIPGLPDDVALQCLLRLPFYSISVARGVCRRWRRELSASSSFYRLRKAAGLAHTVFIMLFYDIPPFSLYRWRLAFYEPATGTWGVRPLTDDNLRGKQHCWHVVVVGRELVLVGGWDESNWKDTAEVNIYDLVTGDWRPGAPIPRPMQDGCDFAVGPRNAFVSSWKDDPSTMLVYDTTTDAWMECHVATQGPSWYPWLGFMSAADLAANEEKMMYECREKDEDEKLEVVTWCDGDKANLWRSLGLSPDNLFNYRRQFFVFQF; this is encoded by the coding sequence ATGGAGACCGAGCTAATTCCAGGACTACCGGACGATGTCGCTCTACAGTGCCTCCTCCGCCTCCCCTTCTACTCCATCTCCGTTGCTCGAGGCGTCTGCAGGCGGTGGAGGCGCGAACTCTCAGCGTCGTCGTCCTTCTATCGCCTCCGCAAGGCTGCCGGCCTCGCTCACACCGTCTTCATTATGCTTTTTTATGATATCCCCCCGTTCTCCCTTTACAGGTGGCGTCTAGCCTTTTACGAGCCTGCCACGGGCACCTGGGGGGTCCGGCCGTTGACAGACGACAACCTCCGCGGCAAGCAGCACTGCTGGCATGTTGTGGTCGTTGGGCGAGAGCTGGTGTTGGTCGGCGGGTGGGATGAGTCAAACTGGAAGGACACTGCGGAAGTCAACATCTACGATCTTGTCACCGGCGACTGGCGTCCCGGGGCTCCGATTCCGCGCCCCATGCAGGATGGCTGCGACTTTGCCGTCGGGCCACGGAACGCGTTCGTATCTAGCTGGAAGGACGATCCATCGACGATGTTAGTTTATGACACGACAACCGACGCGTGGATGGAGTGCCATGTGGCGACCCAGGGACCGAGCTGGTACCCGTGGTTGGGATTCATGTCGGCCGCCGACCTCGCCGCCAACGAGGAGAAAATGATGTACGAATGTCGGGAGAAAGATGAGGACGAGAAATTGGAGGTGGTCACATGGTGCGACGGCGACAAAGCGAACTTGTGGCGTAGCTTGGGATTGTCGCcggacaacttatttaattaccGCCGACAATTCTTTGTCTTCCAATTCTAA
- the LOC121987154 gene encoding F-box/kelch-repeat protein At2g44130-like, with translation MKTELIPGLPNDVALQCLLRLPFYSISVARGVCRRWRRELSASSSFYRLRKAAGLVRPVFIMLFYDIPSFPLYRWRLAFYEPATGAWGVRLLTDDSLRGKQHCWHVVVVGRELVLVGGWDESNWKDTAEVNIYDLVTGDWRPGAPIPRPMQDGCDFAVGPRNAFVSGWKDDLLFLSYFLVNPSETSRPE, from the coding sequence ATGAAGACCGAGCTAATTCCAGGATTGCCGAACGATGTCGCTCTGCAGTGCCTCCTCCGCCTCCCCTTCTACTCCATCTCTGTTGCTCGGGGCGTTTGCAGGCGATGGAGGCGCGAACTCTCAGCGTCGTCGTCCTTTTATCGCCTCCGCAAGGCTGCCGGCCTCGTTCGCCCCGTCTTCattatgctcttttatgatattccCTCGTTCCCCCTTTACAGGTGGCGTCTAGCCTTTTACGAGCCAGCCACGGGCGCTTGGGGGGTCCGGCTGTTGACAGACGACAGCCTCCGCGGCAAGCAGCACTGCTGGCATGTTGTGGTCGTCGGGCGAGAGCTGGTGCTGGTCGGCGGGTGGGATGAGTCAAACTGGAAGGACACCGCGGAAGTCAACATCTACGATCTAGTCACCGGCGACTGGCGTCCCGGGGCTCCGATTCCGCGCCCCATGCAGGATGGCTGCGACTTTGCCGTCGGGCCACGGAACGCATTTGTATCTGGCTGGAAGGACGATTTATTATTTCTATCTTATTTTCTCGTTAATCCCTCTGAAACTTCACGcccagaataa
- the LOC121987151 gene encoding F-box/kelch-repeat protein At2g44130-like — MKTELIPGLPNDVALQCLLRLPFYSISVARGVCRRWRRELSASSSFYRLRKAAGLVRPVFIMLFYDIPSFPLYRWRLAFYEPATGAWGVRLLTDDSLRGKQHCWHVVVVGRELVLVGGWDESNWKDTAEVNIYDLVTGDWRPGAPIPRPMQDGCDFAVGPRNAFVSGWKDDLSSMLVYDTTTDAWMECHVAPQGPSWCPWLGFMSAADLTAHEEEMMYECREKDEDEKLEVVTWCDGDKANLWRSLGLSSDNLFNYRRQFFVFQF; from the coding sequence ATGAAGACCGAGCTAATTCCAGGATTGCCGAACGATGTCGCTCTGCAGTGCCTCCTCCGCCTCCCCTTCTACTCCATCTCTGTTGCTCGGGGCGTTTGCAGGCGATGGAGGCGCGAACTCTCAGCGTCGTCGTCCTTTTATCGCCTCCGCAAGGCTGCCGGCCTCGTTCGCCCCGTCTTCattatgctcttttatgatattccCTCGTTCCCCCTTTACAGGTGGCGTCTAGCCTTTTACGAGCCAGCCACGGGCGCTTGGGGGGTCCGGCTGTTGACAGACGACAGCCTCCGCGGCAAGCAGCACTGCTGGCATGTTGTGGTCGTCGGGCGAGAGCTGGTGCTGGTCGGCGGGTGGGATGAGTCAAACTGGAAGGACACCGCGGAAGTCAACATCTACGATCTAGTCACCGGCGACTGGCGTCCCGGGGCTCCGATTCCGCGCCCCATGCAGGATGGCTGCGACTTTGCCGTCGGGCCACGGAACGCATTTGTATCTGGCTGGAAGGACGATCTATCGTCGATGCTAGTTTACGACACGACAACCGACGCGTGGATGGAGTGCCACGTAGCGCCCCAGGGGCCGAGCTGGTGCCCGTGGTTGGGATTCATGTCGGCCGCCGACCTCACCGCCCACGAGGAGGAAATGATGTACGAATGTCGGGAGAAAGATGAGGACGAGAAATTGGAGGTGGTCACATGGTGCGATGGCGACAAAGCGAACTTGTGGCGGAGCTTGGGATTGTCGTcggacaacttatttaattaccGCCGACAATTCTTTGTCTTCCAATTCTAA